GGCGATCGACGGCAAGCTTTCCCTGCCGGCCATAAACTGCAAAACGGTCTTCCTGCACCGTGTTCAGCGAGAAAAACGACTGCACTAACATTCCGTCAGCCAGCTGCAACTCTAAAAAGGCGCTGTCATCCTCGGTCGTTTGGCTGCGCAGCGACGCGAAGACTGCGCAGATCTCCTGGGCGAAAAGAAAGCGCACCATGTCTATGTGATGGGAGGCAAGATCGAGCAGCACTCCGCCGCCGGTGGCGCGCTGCTGTTTCCACCTGGGCAACAATTGGGGCGGCGTCGAAAACAGCGAGCGCGCGCCCACCAGGGCGCCGGCGGTTCCCGCCCGAATATGTTGCTGCAGCGCTAGATGCAGCGCGCTGAAGCGATAGTTAAAACCGATCATGCCAACTACCTGCGATTGCTGCCAGGCGGCGACAAGCCGTTGGGCATCGCCGAGCGAGGTGGCCAGAGGTTTTTCAAGATACACGTGTTTGTTCATCGCCAGCGCCGCTTCGGCGGCCTCGGCATGCAGCGCGCTCGGCAAACAGATGACTACTGCATCGACGTCTGCCTGGGCCAGCAGGTCTTGATAGGTGGCATAGCTTTGTGCCGCCGGTGCGCGGAGTTGGGCCGCGTGGCGCCGCTCTGGATCGACTTCTGCAAGAGCCGTAAGCTCGGCCTCGGGAAGTTGCGTAAGAATATTCAGATGAACCAAGCGGACGATTTCGCCACAACCTACAAGGCCAACTTTAGTCCGGCTCAGCATCGGTTTACTCGGCGACTTCTGCTACTCGTAATCGTCCAATTTTCGCGACATAACGT
This region of Deltaproteobacteria bacterium genomic DNA includes:
- a CDS encoding Gfo/Idh/MocA family oxidoreductase; protein product: MLSRTKVGLVGCGEIVRLVHLNILTQLPEAELTALAEVDPERRHAAQLRAPAAQSYATYQDLLAQADVDAVVICLPSALHAEAAEAALAMNKHVYLEKPLATSLGDAQRLVAAWQQSQVVGMIGFNYRFSALHLALQQHIRAGTAGALVGARSLFSTPPQLLPRWKQQRATGGGVLLDLASHHIDMVRFLFAQEICAVFASLRSQTTEDDSAFLELQLADGMLVQSFFSLNTVQEDRFAVYGRQGKLAVDRHRSPAVDINGRGDSSALKRWCPDWAVLQRRLRRLWGSSYEPSYSAALQHFVRQIRSAEPAAPDFYDGYRSLAVVTAAEESARSGRRVAVAEVDKGFASRDAQAVILR